The following coding sequences are from one Salvia hispanica cultivar TCC Black 2014 chromosome 3, UniMelb_Shisp_WGS_1.0, whole genome shotgun sequence window:
- the LOC125212302 gene encoding transcription factor bHLH123, translating into MADDFQLGNGSWWDTSRNRFETGTTSPASSSSISTTLNAIASYGWPTEMVDTKSSRDDQSSGGGGNLQMMGLGLSSQSLDWNQALLNEKGESSFRSLLQQDLSSNPANFRGFSLDQPQFTSQASSNDSTITSQSLTPAFQVDSSTAYSLLLSENQQQPTYQSRPISNYPYAPAGNSNHLHFTNNTPFWNASAPPAEARSSFFPPSQNQIPTFDAKPKSKAEGRELSASAKKNSVEATNKRARSETPSPLPAFKVRKEKMGDRITALQQLVSPFGKTDTASVLSEAIEYIKFLHEQVSALSAPYMKNGAPMQNQQSNPEKSKDLEGGRQDLRSRGLCLVPVSSTFPVTHETSVDFWTPTFGGTFR; encoded by the exons ATGGCAGATGATTTCCAGCTTGGAAACGGAAGCTGGTGGGATACATCAAGAAACCGATTCGAAACCGGCACCACCTCCCCGGCTTCGTCGTCGTCGATTTCAACCACGCTGAATGCAATCGCAAGCTACGGATGGCCGACAGAGATGGTCGACACGAAATCATCAAGAGATGATCAATCATCTGGCGGCGGCGGCAACTTGCAAATGATGGGATTAGGCCTTTCCTCGCAGAGCCTGGATTGGAACCAAGCTTTATT aaatgaaaaaggggAGAGCAGTTTCCGGTCGTTGCTCCAGCAAGATTTGAGCTCAAACCCCGCCAATTTCCGTGGATTTTCGTTGGATCAACCGCAGTTCACTTCTCAGGCGAGCTCCAACGACAGCACCATCACGTCGCAGAGTTTAACCCCCGCTTTCCAAGTGGACTCCTCCACCGCCTACAGCCTCTTGTTATCGGAAAATCAGCAGCAGCCTACCTACCAAAGTCGACCCATATCGAACTATCCATATGCTCCGGCCGGAAACAGCAACCATTTGCATTTCACCAACAACACTCCCTTCTGGAACGCGTCCGCGCCTCCAGCCGAAGCCCGGTCCAGCTTTTTCCCGCCCTCACAAAATCAGATTCCCACTTTTGATGCCAAACCAAAG AGCAAGGCAGAAGGGCGGGAATTAAGCGCGTCGGCGAAGAAAAATAGTGTTGAGGCGACGAATAAAAGGGCGCGAAGTGAAACGCCGTCGCCCTTGCCAGCTTTCAAG GTGAGGAAAGAAAAGATGGGAGACAGAATAACGGCACTTCAACAATTGGTCTCACCTTTTGGAAAG ACCGACACTGCTTCCGTACTCTCGGAAGCTATTGAATACATCAAATTTCTCCACGAACAAGTCAGT GCCTTAAGTGCACCCTACATGAAAAATGGAGCTCCCATGCAAAATCAGCAG AGTAATCCTGAAAAATCGAAGGATCTAGAAGGGGGCCGTCAAGATCTAAGAAGCCGAGGGCTATGTCTAGTGCCCGTTTCGAGCACTTTTCCGGTAACGCACGAAACATCAGTCGATTTTTGGACCCCTACATTTGGTGGTACATTCAGATAA
- the LOC125210453 gene encoding probable NAD(P)H dehydrogenase (quinone) FQR1-like 1, whose translation MATKVYIVYYSMYGHVEKLAEEIKKGAASVEGVEAQLWQVPETLSDDVLTKMSVPPKSDVPIITPNQLSEADGFIFGFPTRFGMMAAQFKAFFDATGGLWRTQQLAGKPAGIFYSTGSQGGGQETTALTAITQLVHHGMIFVPIGYTFGAGMFEMEKVKGGSPYGAGTYAGDGSRSPSELELQQAFHQGKYIATIAMKLKGGAA comes from the exons ATGGCGACCAAAGTTTACATTGT GTACTATTCTATGTATGGACATGTGGAGAAACTCGCtgaagagataaagaaaggAGCTGCGTCTGTTGAAGGAGTAGAAGCCCAGTTATGGCAG GTTCCTGAAACACTATCTGATGATGTTCTGACAAAAATGAGCGTGCCTCCAAAAAGTGATGTGCCTATTATCACGCCTAATCAGCTCTCTGAGGCTGATGGCTTCATATTCGGCTTCCCTACAAGGTTTGGCATGATGGCTGCACAATTCAAAGCATTTTTTGATGCTACTGGAGGCCTATGGAGAACACAACAGCTCGCTGGCAAGCCTGCTGGGATCTTCTACAGCACTGGTTCTCAAGGTGGTGGCCAGGAGACTACAGC ATTGACTGCTATCACTCAGCTTGTTCACCATGGCATGATCTTTGTGCCGATCGGGTATACGTTTGGAGCTGGCATGTTCGAAATGGAGAAGGTCAAAGGTGGAAGCCCCTATGGAGCTGGGACTTATGCCGGTGATGGTTCAAGAAGCCCGTCCGAGCTTGAATTGCAGCAGGCTTTTCATCAAGGGAAATACATTGCCACAATTGCCATGAAACTGAAGGGAGGAGCTGCCTAA